GCTAGGCTGCTGCATAGCTAATGATCCCTCTCGGTGTCTGTATTGATGTGTATTCGATCACGAATCGTGTGTGTGACGGTTTCCAGCATGAGGAGCAGGGAGCGACCCACGTGGCGGCGGAGCAGAGGAACGGCCAGCCGGAGGAGGGCCACGCCTCTTCAGACATGGACGACGAGGACGTCGTTCTCGAACCCGTCTGTCCCGTTCACGCCATCGTCCTGGACTGGACGTCGGTCTGCTTCATCGACTCCGTCGGAGCCAAAGCCATCAAACAGGTTCTTTCTCCGGACGGGGATTCATTCCTGTAACGGCGGCGCCGTCCTGACGCCAACCTCCGTGACTTTGTGCCTCCGCAGGTCATTAAGGAATACTCTGCTGTGGGTGTGCGGGTGGCCGTCGCCGGGTGCAGCAGTAAGTTATCCTGCAGCTCAGAAACGGCGTCAGgattacacaaacaaatacttCATGTACTTCACTGAGCCTTCGTGGGAGGATGGGCCAGATTAGATCCCGCTCAAAGGAGTCGAGCGGCTTTCTTTAATCCTGGAAGGTGTTCTCTTAAAATATCATTTCTGGATGTTGATGAAATCACACATTTCAGGGTTTGGTATCCGAGTGTGTGCAACAGATTTCAGCCCCATTATGGATTATTACAGCTCACTTTGGACCCAGTAGATCTGGATTATTATCGCTGGTTAGTTTGAGGGTTAATCTCTGCTCCCTCTGCTTCCGTCTACCAGGAGTTCTGCTGTCTGAGCTGGACGCGCTACAGTTCTTCACTGGGGTCGTGACCCCAGAGATGGTGTTTCCCACCATTCATGATGCCCTTCTCAGCTGTCAACACTTGAACTCCCTTCGGCCCGACAGGACGACCCAgtaagagggggaggggggggacaacaGACGTAACCGAGGACAAGTCACGTGGGCGAGGGCCCACGTCTTCCTGTCAGCATTTATCCACTGATGCTGGAGAACAGCGAGACGGAGCATTAGAGCTTCTCCCAAACGTTTCCTCAGATGCGTCTCCTCTAAAGTAAATTATGGACCAATAGGAGTCCAGCTAGTGGTAGAACCCGGGATAAGAGTGTTTACAGGCTGCCGGTCATCACTGATGGGGTATTTCTATGTTATTGTGTATTTAAACCAACAAAAGCACTGCCATTGATCAATATACTGTATTGTAttctgattgtgttttttttcttctgcataTTGAAGTTTCGGTTGTTACTGTAGCCAAAACAGGCCTTTAAGAAATGTTGCACCAGTCAGAGTCTCAAATCTGgaataaactttattttgaaggaacaAAGACACCAGGATGATACTGAATCCTCTGCTAACTGACAGTACAATgccagctcacacacacacacacacacactcagttaTAGGTCATGTATCTGGGGGTGGCGCTGAACTTGGCGTACGACTTGATGACCTTGTTGACGGCCTCCAGGAAGTCTTTCTCGGTGGCGATCTTCCTGCGAGCCCTGATGGCGAACATTCCCGCTTCGGTGCACACGCTGCGGATCTCGGCGCCTGACGGGAAGAATACGGAAGCACGGCTTTCAAGATGAACGGAAGATACCGCGTGGAATTCACGAAGGAGCGGCTTCCAGTTTCAGACATTTAGGGCTTTGAGTTGGGTCAGAGATTGACAAAGCTTTCTTACAGCGCACCCTGGTGGCCGCCAACTATAGGATGTGATGTGAATGAGCGCGAGGCTTACCGGTGCTGTTGGGACAGAGGCGAGCCAGCAGCTCAAAGCGAATATCTCTCTCCACACTCATGGAGCGAGCGTGAATCTTGAAGATGTGTGTCCGACCcttaaacacaaaaaacacaaatgaggctCTAGATTCATTAAGGAAGTTACGATCAGCTAAACAAACACATTACTACGACTGGACTTTCTTcatgtcccctgaggggtcgccacagcaacccaaccttctccacttcaccctgtcctttgcatcgtcctccccaacaccagccactctcatgtctccctcactacgtccatgtttcttctcctgggccgacctctagtcctgttccctgatggttccatcctcagcatccttctactgatatagtccccgtctctcctctacctgctcttactgcagatcacaatgtcatcttcaAACATCACATTCCAGGGAGCTTCCCGTCTCACATTCTGGCTCCATTTCTGTCGCACGCTTCTTTCAGACTTCATGCGCCGCCGACTCACCTCCAGGTCAGGCAGGCTGAACTCGATCTTCCTGTCCAGACGTCCGGGTCTCATCAGCGCCGGGTCCAGGGTGTCGGGCCTGTTGGTGGCCATCAGAACCTTTATGTTGCCTCGAGGGTCAAAGCCGTCCAGCTGGTTGATGAGCTCCAGCATGGTCCTCTGGACCTCGTTGTCCCCGCCAGCGCCGTCATCGAAACGAGCACCTAGCAGGTTATAAAAGACACGGTTTCACCTTTACGCAAGGACGGAGTGAAAAGCGCTTCCTCCTTTGAAGTGATGATGTCACGACGTATTTACTAAAATGCCTTTGAACTAAAAACGTAGTAGTCTGGCACCGGCGGCGAATCAGAGCATCATCCACTCAAACGTAAATTTGTCAGCTCCGTTTATATTACAGAAAAGGCGCTCTCCTATTAAATGAACAAactcaacaaaacacaaactgattttctttgacattttgctttcaaatgttgaaacaaacaaacgtatGAGAAAATCTGAAACTTACCTCCAATGGCATCAATTTCATCAAAGAAAATCAGACAGGCCTTTTTAGTCCGGGCCATCTCAAACAGCTCTCGCACCATCCTGGCGCCCTGCGAGAGACGGTTCCGTTCATCCCGGCTCGAGACCacagcagccccccacccccacccccacctttGTGTGCTTTCACTCTCTCACCTCTCCCACATACTTCTGCACCAGCTCAGAGCCGATGACCCGGATGAAGCAGGCGTCCGTCCTGTTGGCGACGGCTCGGGCACACAAGGTCTTCCCCGTGCCAGGCGGCCCGAACAGCAGCACCCCTTTAGGGGGCTCGATCCCCAGATTGACGAACCTCTCGGGCTGTTGAGTGGACAACAAAACGATATTAACCCAACCGTAGCACCTTATGAACGGCAGCTTGTGGGTGAATGCTGCGATCGCTCACATGCAGCAGGGGCGTCTCGACCACTTCCCTCAGCTTCTCGATCTGCTCCTTGCACCCGCCGACGTCGCTGTAGGTCACGTCCggcttctcctccacctgcgTGAGAAACGAGTGTCAGCCGCAGCGCAGCCACCGGCGCTTACAAACCTTCAGACATTTGCAGTAAACTTCAGTTTCCACCCATTTActgatatttgaaatatttgatttttggttttgcaaacaaatattgaatttgttttgtaaaaaaaaaaaaacgataatCAGCTCAGCGAATCAATTTTCTTTCACGTTTTTAGAAGAAGAAGTTAGAAGAAGATTGCTCGACTGCGTGGATTCAAACCTGCATCATGGTGACGGTTGGGTCAATCTTAGGAGGCAGGGGAATGTGGATTTGATACTTGTTTCTGtcaacactggggggggggggcagaagatgCGCTCAGTTTAACAGACAGCTTCACGaatctgattcttttttttaaatgacacccGAGACCTTTAATTCGCTCTGCCTCACCCGACTCGCATGCCCTCCTCGATATCAGTCGGGGCCACTTGGTCGCTGAGGTCCACCACGAACTTGGCGAACTGTTTCACGTTGATGATGTATTTGGGGTCCTCGGAGTCGGCGTTGATGATCTTTGTGCATCTGAGGAATACAAACACGCGAAACCGGATAAACATGAAATCAAAGAAGGGGGCCTGATAAACGGTTTAGGAAACATCACTGTGACATAGTTTAAAACGGTGTGAGTGCTGAGGAAGCTGGGACACCAACACGACAAACAGTGTCCATTTGTAATATAATCATCTGTATCTTTTGCAATAATACATGTCGTTCCTTCACTGAGCTCGTCACACGAGAGCAGAAACGTCTTTACCTTGCTACTTGCAGCGGCTGTTCGCTCTGCAGGGTTTGTTTGTCCGCCGCCAAATCCCAGAGCGCCGGTGGCGCCAGGCCGGTGTCCGACTCCTTAATGCCTGTCAAAACCGACAAAAACACAAGCAGGCATCagatgagaaacacacacacacacacacacacacacacatacaaacacacactattgATCAGCTGCTGGCAACAACCAGATCAGTTTAGACAGATCAGTTTCAATAGACCAACTCAACAAATGTTCGGACGAGTCTCTAAACGATTCTACCCTTAACGTCCAGCCGCTCCAGTTCTCTGTAGAGACGAGAGTCGCCAACCGTCCCTTGAAAAACGGAATTGTCCCGTATTTAGAACAGAGGACGCACCTTGTCCCGTATTTAGAACAGACGAAGGACGCACCTTGTCCCGTATTTAGAACAGACGAAGGACGCACCTTGTCCCGTATTTAGAACAGACGAAGGACGCACCTTGTCCCGTATTTAGAACAGACGAAGGACGCACCTTGCCCCGTATTTCTTTggggataaaaaaataaactatatTTCTATGGCATCAATGAAAAACAGGGCAATTTATATGAGCATTTATAACAATCCCAATGCCCCCCCGCGTAAAAAGCCAAAAATACATTCACGCAAGTTGAGTAAttacagtccacacacacacatcaatcaaattacattttactGCCCTGAATTTGGCCTGATTTCCATTTACTGCCTTTCAGCCACAGAAACTGCTGATCGATTGGTTGTTGCAAACAGGTGATCAATAACATAACCTGCCAATAAACCCATTGTATACAAAACGGGGTGAATTGTGTTGCCCCTGATCGTATTCGTGATTTCCATCACCCACCTGTCAGCTCGTTGAtcttcttcagcagctgctggatgtCATCTTCCACCTGCTTGATTTGCCTGGAGTAGGTGCTctgaccctgaacgcatcacgacAAATCAAAAATGATTAATCCGATTTCACCGCCTTCTAAATGGACGTCTCGGCGAGCGCGGGGAACTTACATATGTTTTCAGCAGGGCGATGTCGCCTTCATCCAAAGCTGTGAGGATGACAACGGAAAGGAGTCTTCATTTTTAAGAACTAAGCCGTTTGTGTCaaagttaaatattttataaagtGCCAGCCTTTCCTTAAAAATCAAACGTCATCTCGTGAAATTAATCAACACCAGCGATAGGAACGATTTATTTTTCAAGCCTGGTAAACGTTAGCTTAAGTGGCTAATGTCGACGTGCattcttttttatctttattcagattataattaaatatctAAACAGATTACCTCTGATGGGGCCATCGTCCTTAACCTCttcctttgtcttcctctggTCATCTCCCAGATAATCCGGCATGTTTAATATGGGAAAACAATGTTTTTCATTAAAACGCCGAGCTCCTTCGACCACCGTGCACCATTACACAGCAGCTTTGCGTTTCCGCTGCTGCGCGCGCATAACCGGAAAACGTTGTCGGAATTTTAATAAGGACGCACAacagattataaaaaaaatatgtatttattttttatcgcAAAAATAGATTCATAAATTCtaatatttacataaatatttttcaaagtATCTTACTTTCAAATTTGAATTTAACAATTACTATCCAAGGAGTGGCGAGTGGTGAAATGCCTTTGTTATAACTGCGGAACGGAAGAATTGCAACCAAAGACACA
This portion of the Brachionichthys hirsutus isolate HB-005 chromosome 22, CSIRO-AGI_Bhir_v1, whole genome shotgun sequence genome encodes:
- the psmc2 gene encoding 26S proteasome regulatory subunit 7: MPDYLGDDQRKTKEEVKDDGPIRALDEGDIALLKTYGQSTYSRQIKQVEDDIQQLLKKINELTGIKESDTGLAPPALWDLAADKQTLQSEQPLQVARCTKIINADSEDPKYIINVKQFAKFVVDLSDQVAPTDIEEGMRVGVDRNKYQIHIPLPPKIDPTVTMMQVEEKPDVTYSDVGGCKEQIEKLREVVETPLLHPERFVNLGIEPPKGVLLFGPPGTGKTLCARAVANRTDACFIRVIGSELVQKYVGEGARMVRELFEMARTKKACLIFFDEIDAIGGARFDDGAGGDNEVQRTMLELINQLDGFDPRGNIKVLMATNRPDTLDPALMRPGRLDRKIEFSLPDLEGRTHIFKIHARSMSVERDIRFELLARLCPNSTGAEIRSVCTEAGMFAIRARRKIATEKDFLEAVNKVIKSYAKFSATPRYMTYN